From a region of the Paramagnetospirillum magnetotacticum MS-1 genome:
- a CDS encoding ABC transporter permease subunit (The N-terminal region of this protein, as described by TIGR01726, is a three transmembrane segment that identifies a subfamily of ABC transporter permease subunits, which specificities that include histidine, arginine, glutamine, glutamate, L-cystine (sic), the opines (in Agrobacterium) octopine and nopaline, etc.), protein MITRVLVAALVVFASLPALAEDLAGTLKKVGDSGTLTLGIRESSYPLSYLDDGQKPIGYHIDICTRLAEAVKTRLALPALKVETLPVTSQNRIPLVQNGTVDLECGSTTNNEARARQVAFAPTTFVTKVRMAVKKSSGITSIAQLAGKPVAITTGTTSVQLVRAHKKGQNVAFKEIYGKDHADSFLLLETDRAVAFVMDDNLLAGLIATSKAPGDYAIVGEVLSVEPIAIMLRRDDPQFKALVDDTVKAMMASGEVERIYAKWFQSPIPPRGINMAFPMSGQLKSLIKSPADIPAEAFVRKETSGYRWNWGIYFEPVPSGTETYLSWLLWALVWTLAISLSAWALALVLGVVAGALRTVPDRRVAGLATAYVELFRNIPLLVQMFLWFFVVPELLPSSWALWVKQEMPAKEFVIAFLCLGLFTSSRVAEQVRAGIESRPRGQRMAALALGLTETQVFRHVTLPVALRVVIPPLTSEFMNVFKNSSVAFAIGMAELTFVARQMQEESEQGIETLAAVTLLYFLCAFLANRGMALMERRTRIPGLLGEAR, encoded by the coding sequence ATGATAACCAGGGTTTTGGTGGCCGCATTGGTGGTCTTCGCCAGCCTTCCGGCCCTGGCCGAGGATCTGGCGGGGACGCTGAAGAAGGTGGGCGATAGCGGCACCCTGACGCTGGGTATCCGCGAATCCTCCTATCCCCTGTCCTATCTGGACGATGGCCAGAAGCCCATCGGCTATCACATCGATATCTGCACCCGCCTGGCCGAGGCGGTGAAGACCCGTCTGGCGCTGCCCGCGCTGAAGGTGGAAACCCTGCCGGTGACCTCGCAGAACCGCATTCCGCTGGTGCAGAACGGCACCGTGGACCTGGAATGCGGCTCGACCACCAATAACGAGGCCCGCGCCCGGCAGGTGGCCTTTGCCCCCACCACCTTCGTCACCAAGGTACGCATGGCGGTGAAGAAGTCTTCGGGCATCACCAGCATCGCGCAACTGGCGGGCAAGCCGGTGGCCATCACCACCGGCACCACCAGCGTGCAACTGGTCCGCGCCCACAAGAAGGGCCAGAACGTCGCCTTCAAGGAGATCTACGGCAAGGATCACGCCGATTCCTTCCTGCTGCTGGAAACCGACCGGGCCGTGGCCTTTGTCATGGACGACAATCTGCTGGCCGGGCTGATCGCCACCTCCAAGGCGCCCGGCGATTACGCCATCGTCGGCGAGGTGCTGAGCGTCGAGCCCATCGCCATCATGCTGCGGCGCGACGATCCCCAGTTCAAAGCCCTGGTGGACGACACCGTCAAGGCCATGATGGCCTCGGGCGAGGTGGAGCGGATCTACGCCAAGTGGTTCCAGTCACCCATTCCGCCGCGCGGCATCAATATGGCCTTCCCCATGAGCGGGCAGTTGAAATCCCTGATCAAGTCCCCCGCCGACATTCCCGCCGAGGCCTTCGTCCGTAAGGAGACGTCAGGCTATCGCTGGAACTGGGGGATCTATTTCGAGCCGGTGCCGTCGGGGACCGAGACCTATCTGTCCTGGCTGCTCTGGGCGCTGGTCTGGACCCTGGCTATCTCGCTCTCCGCCTGGGCTCTGGCTCTGGTCCTTGGCGTTGTGGCGGGCGCGCTGCGGACCGTGCCTGACCGCCGGGTCGCGGGCCTGGCTACCGCCTATGTGGAGCTGTTCCGCAATATCCCGCTCCTGGTGCAGATGTTCCTTTGGTTCTTCGTGGTGCCTGAACTCCTGCCGTCCTCCTGGGCGTTGTGGGTCAAGCAGGAGATGCCCGCCAAGGAATTCGTCATCGCCTTTCTGTGTCTCGGCCTGTTCACCTCGTCGCGGGTGGCCGAGCAGGTGCGCGCCGGTATCGAAAGCCGCCCCCGGGGCCAGCGCATGGCCGCCCTGGCCTTAGGCCTGACCGAGACCCAGGTGTTTCGCCATGTGACCCTGCCGGTGGCGCTTCGGGTGGTGATTCCGCCGCTCACCTCGGAATTCATGAATGTGTTCAAGAACTCCTCGGTGGCCTTCGCCATCGGCATGGCGGAGCTGACCTTCGTCGCCCGCCAGATGCAAGAAGAGTCGGAGCAGGGCATCGAAACCCTGGCGGCGGTGACGCTGCTGTATTTCCTCTGCGCCTTTTTGGCCAACCGGGGCATGGCCCTGATGGAGCGGCGCACCCGCATACCGGGGCTGTTGGGGGAGGCGCGCTAG
- a CDS encoding amino acid ABC transporter permease — protein MFADLDFSVIAASLPFIQVGLLFSLKLTLVAMSGGIVLGTLLALARLSGANWLARAATAYVNVMRSIPLVLVILWFFLAIPLLTGAPMGAETSALITFTVFEAAFYAEIMRAGINSVPKGQTWAAQALGLNRVQTMTSVVLPQAFRAMTPLLLTQTIVLFQDSSLVYAIGAKDLLKAAEIAGKNYNRPVEMYLFAAGLYFAICFSLSQVVKRLVKGKRI, from the coding sequence ATGTTCGCCGATCTCGATTTCTCGGTCATTGCCGCCAGCCTGCCCTTCATCCAGGTGGGGCTGCTGTTCTCCCTCAAGCTTACCCTGGTGGCCATGAGCGGCGGCATTGTTCTCGGTACGCTGCTGGCCCTGGCGCGGCTTTCGGGGGCAAACTGGCTGGCGCGCGCGGCGACGGCCTATGTGAACGTCATGCGTTCCATTCCGTTGGTCCTGGTGATCTTGTGGTTCTTCCTGGCCATCCCGCTGCTGACCGGAGCGCCCATGGGGGCCGAGACCTCGGCCCTGATCACCTTCACGGTGTTCGAGGCCGCCTTCTATGCCGAGATCATGCGGGCCGGCATCAACAGCGTGCCCAAGGGTCAGACCTGGGCCGCCCAGGCCTTGGGGCTGAACCGCGTCCAGACCATGACCAGCGTGGTCCTGCCCCAGGCTTTCCGGGCCATGACGCCCTTGCTGCTGACCCAGACCATCGTCTTGTTCCAAGATTCGTCCCTGGTCTACGCCATCGGCGCCAAGGACCTGCTGAAAGCCGCGGAAATCGCGGGCAAGAACTATAACCGGCCGGTGGAGATGTATCTGTTCGCCGCCGGTCTGTATTTTGCCATCTGCTTCTCCCTGTCCCAGGTGGTGAAGCGCCTCGTCAAGGGCAAGCGCATATGA
- a CDS encoding amino acid ABC transporter ATP-binding protein — protein sequence MIEISGVSKWYGAVKVLDDCTTSVAKGEVVVVCGPSGSGKSTLIKCVNALEPFSQGSITVKGTSINDPATDLPKLRAHVGMVFQHFELFPHMSILDNLCLAPVKVLGRSQDAARAKGLALLERVGLAAHAGKFPAQMSGGQQQRVAIARALAMDPVCMLFDEPTSALDPEMIGEVLDVMVELAREGMTMMVVTHEMGFARTVADRVVFMDRGRIVEDGPKESFFAHPATERAQQFLARILRH from the coding sequence ATGATCGAGATCTCGGGCGTTTCCAAGTGGTATGGGGCGGTAAAGGTGCTAGATGATTGCACCACCTCCGTGGCCAAGGGCGAGGTGGTGGTGGTCTGCGGCCCGTCGGGCTCGGGCAAGTCCACCTTGATCAAATGCGTCAACGCCCTGGAGCCGTTTTCCCAAGGAAGCATCACGGTCAAGGGCACCTCCATCAACGATCCCGCCACCGATCTGCCCAAACTGCGCGCCCATGTGGGCATGGTGTTTCAGCATTTCGAGCTGTTCCCCCATATGAGCATCCTGGACAATCTTTGCCTGGCTCCGGTCAAGGTGCTGGGGCGCAGCCAGGACGCCGCCCGCGCCAAGGGCCTTGCCCTGCTGGAGCGGGTGGGGCTGGCCGCCCATGCCGGGAAGTTCCCAGCCCAGATGTCGGGCGGGCAGCAGCAGCGCGTGGCCATTGCGCGTGCCTTGGCCATGGACCCGGTCTGCATGCTGTTCGATGAACCCACCTCGGCGCTGGACCCCGAGATGATCGGCGAGGTCCTCGACGTCATGGTGGAGCTGGCCCGCGAAGGCATGACCATGATGGTGGTCACCCACGAAATGGGCTTTGCCCGCACCGTGGCCGATCGGGTGGTGTTCATGGATCGGGGCCGCATCGTCGAGGATGGGCCCAAGGAAAGCTTCTTCGCCCATCCCGCCACCGAACGCGCCCAGCAATTCCTGGCGCGGATTCTGCGGCATTAA